A single genomic interval of Streptomyces sp. NBC_00663 harbors:
- the rplT gene encoding 50S ribosomal protein L20 has product MARVKRAVNAHKKRRAILEAASGYRGQRSRLYRKAKEQVTHSLVYNYNDRKKRKGDFRQLWIQRINAAARANGITYNRFIQGLKAANIEVDRKILAELAVNDATAFAALVEVAQKALPADVNAPKAA; this is encoded by the coding sequence GTGGCACGCGTCAAGCGGGCAGTCAACGCCCACAAGAAGCGCCGGGCGATCCTCGAAGCCGCCTCCGGCTACCGCGGTCAGCGTTCGCGCCTGTACCGCAAGGCCAAGGAGCAGGTCACCCACTCGCTGGTCTACAACTACAACGACCGCAAGAAGCGCAAGGGCGACTTCCGTCAGCTGTGGATCCAGCGCATCAACGCCGCTGCCCGCGCCAACGGCATCACGTACAACCGCTTCATCCAGGGTCTGAAGGCCGCGAACATCGAGGTCGACCGCAAGATCCTGGCCGAGCTGGCCGTCAACGACGCCACCGCGTTCGCCGCGCTCGTCGAGGTCGCGCAGAAGGCCCTGCCGGCCGACGTCAACGCCCCCAAGGCGGCCTGA
- the infC gene encoding translation initiation factor IF-3, which yields MSTEPRINDRIRVPEVRLVGPSGEQVGIVPLAKALELAQEYDLDLVEVAATARPPVCKLMDYGKFKYESAMKAREARKNQAHTVIKEMKLRPKIDPHDYDTKKGHVVRFLKQGDKVKITIMFRGREQSRPELGYRLLQRLAEDVQDLGFVESNPKQDGRNMIMVLGPHKKKTEAMAEARQAQEARKADAKANPGKSQNAAETHLDEDSEAEAEAPEAAEAQAEAPAEA from the coding sequence ATCAGCACCGAGCCCCGCATCAACGACCGGATTCGCGTTCCCGAGGTGCGACTTGTCGGTCCCAGCGGCGAGCAGGTCGGGATTGTCCCGCTTGCCAAGGCCCTGGAGCTTGCGCAGGAGTACGACCTCGACCTGGTCGAGGTGGCGGCGACCGCCCGACCGCCGGTCTGCAAGCTCATGGACTACGGGAAGTTCAAGTACGAGTCGGCCATGAAGGCTCGTGAGGCGCGCAAGAACCAGGCGCACACGGTCATCAAGGAGATGAAGCTCCGGCCGAAGATCGACCCGCACGACTATGACACCAAGAAGGGTCACGTCGTCCGGTTCCTCAAGCAGGGCGACAAGGTCAAGATCACGATCATGTTCCGTGGTCGCGAGCAGTCCCGGCCGGAACTCGGCTACCGACTGCTCCAGCGTCTCGCGGAGGACGTCCAGGACCTCGGCTTCGTGGAGTCGAACCCGAAGCAGGACGGCCGAAACATGATCATGGTTCTCGGTCCGCACAAGAAGAAGACCGAGGCGATGGCCGAGGCCCGGCAGGCGCAGGAAGCCCGAAAGGCTGACGCGAAGGCCAACCCTGGCAAGTCGCAGAACGCCGCGGAGACGCACCTCGACGAGGACTCCGAGGCTGAGGCCGAGGCTCCTGAGGCCGCCGAGGCGCAGGCCGAGGCTCCGGCCGAGGCGTGA
- a CDS encoding transcriptional regulator: MQPNTLLDAILDEAGISHAGLAAHVNQAGRARGLALRYEHTAVARWLKGQRPRGQVPDLMCEVLAARLHRTVTLDDIGLGVPGEPATPHTTSLSGFVERATALWRSDEQQRPHILGAPAVTGTPAVMPVWEWENPPEDVDVSRGGRHRVTLGDLEMLRAARTHYEQMYRKAGGIATRTRIVGFLNAEAAPLLRGSYTDETGRQLHRATGGLVAVAGICAYDSDAHGLAQRYFHQALRLAKASGDRGLGAYVIALLVNQALFMREHRQAVAFAEAALRAAGKHITPALASDLYAMQAKAYAHLGDGTSALSCIRRAEQAAERIRRGYEPDETGYVQPGLVNVQVAEALLSLGELVAAGEHAAAAVDNPAHDRGRVHRLAMLSTIELRRGNADKAVATAVQMAEQARGMESQRLRDRLRAVREHLVRSGCAGTAEAAELIDGALRVPL; this comes from the coding sequence ATGCAGCCCAATACTCTGCTCGACGCGATCCTGGACGAGGCGGGCATCTCGCACGCGGGATTGGCCGCACACGTGAACCAGGCGGGACGGGCGCGCGGGCTCGCGCTCCGGTACGAACACACCGCCGTGGCACGCTGGTTGAAGGGACAGCGGCCCCGCGGCCAGGTACCCGACCTGATGTGCGAGGTGCTCGCCGCCAGGCTGCACCGCACGGTCACCCTCGACGACATCGGCCTCGGTGTCCCCGGTGAGCCCGCCACCCCGCACACCACCTCGCTGTCCGGCTTCGTGGAGCGGGCCACCGCCCTGTGGCGCTCCGACGAGCAGCAGCGCCCGCACATACTGGGCGCTCCCGCGGTCACCGGCACGCCCGCCGTCATGCCGGTGTGGGAGTGGGAGAACCCGCCCGAGGACGTCGATGTGTCGCGTGGCGGGCGGCATCGGGTGACCCTCGGGGACCTGGAGATGCTGCGGGCCGCCCGGACGCACTACGAGCAGATGTACCGCAAGGCCGGCGGCATCGCGACCCGTACCCGCATCGTCGGGTTCCTCAACGCCGAGGCGGCGCCGTTACTGCGCGGCAGCTACACCGACGAGACCGGCCGTCAACTGCACCGGGCCACCGGCGGGTTGGTGGCCGTCGCCGGGATCTGCGCCTACGACTCCGACGCGCACGGACTCGCCCAGCGCTACTTCCATCAGGCGCTGCGGCTGGCGAAGGCCAGTGGGGACCGGGGACTTGGCGCCTATGTGATCGCGCTGCTCGTCAACCAGGCGTTGTTCATGCGGGAGCACCGGCAGGCCGTGGCCTTCGCGGAGGCCGCGCTGCGTGCCGCCGGCAAGCACATCACCCCGGCCCTCGCCTCCGATCTGTACGCGATGCAGGCGAAGGCGTACGCGCACCTCGGCGACGGTACGAGCGCGTTGTCCTGCATCCGGCGTGCCGAGCAGGCCGCCGAACGCATCCGGCGCGGATACGAACCTGACGAAACGGGCTATGTCCAGCCGGGGTTGGTCAACGTCCAGGTGGCGGAGGCGCTGCTCAGTCTCGGCGAACTGGTGGCGGCCGGGGAGCATGCCGCGGCGGCCGTGGACAATCCCGCGCACGACCGGGGCCGGGTGCACCGGCTCGCGATGCTCAGCACGATCGAACTGCGCCGGGGCAACGCCGACAAGGCGGTGGCCACCGCGGTGCAGATGGCCGAACAGGCCCGCGGAATGGAGTCGCAGCGACTGCGCGACAGACTCCGGGCGGTGCGCGAACACCTGGTCCGTAGCGGCTGCGCGGGCACGGCCGAGGCAGCCGAACTCATCGACGGAGCACTGCGCGTACCGCTGTAG
- a CDS encoding DUF1844 domain-containing protein yields the protein MSDTPPADSPDFDELTRDIAEVPAVEVIVTVAVNLMSAAAVKLGLTEEGDKYKDLDEARKLIHALAGLLDGSATEISSFHAAPLRDGLKSLQLAFREASIVPDEPGQGPGEKYTGPVYS from the coding sequence ATGAGTGACACCCCTCCCGCTGACTCCCCCGACTTCGACGAGCTGACCCGCGACATCGCCGAGGTCCCCGCCGTCGAGGTGATCGTGACGGTCGCCGTGAACCTGATGAGCGCCGCCGCGGTGAAGCTCGGTCTGACCGAAGAGGGCGACAAGTACAAGGACCTGGACGAGGCCCGCAAGCTGATCCACGCCCTCGCCGGCCTCCTCGATGGCAGCGCGACCGAGATCAGCTCCTTCCACGCGGCCCCGCTGCGCGACGGCCTGAAGTCGCTCCAGCTGGCGTTCCGCGAGGCCTCGATCGTCCCGGACGAGCCGGGCCAGGGACCGGGCGAGAAGTACACCGGCCCGGTCTACAGCTAG
- a CDS encoding PP2C family protein-serine/threonine phosphatase, protein MIRIRGRVPRRVLALGLPTAWGAVAITYKMTCPLAQQTGFEARLATSAVFFAVGTGLILHVRKALLRELRQLRQVAGVAQSALLRPLPPRIDGLDIAAAQLSADRGASVGGDLYEVVATEHGVRAVMGDVRGHGLAAISTAAAVLGSFREAVHDEAELDSVLRRLERAHARHLRERARTEPSVAEEFVTVLLLEIREDGALYALNCGHPWPYLLSGPRVDPLTRADPLPPLGPFPLPPHLPPMPCGHLLPGETLVLHTDGAEDARDAHGRFFSLSTALAKAADQPPQSLLGSVFTALLRHVPGAPKDDIALLVLRNGRSQRRPPGARGDDISGSAARARPATTHPQPTTHL, encoded by the coding sequence ATGATCCGTATCAGGGGTCGGGTTCCCCGCAGGGTGCTGGCGTTGGGGTTGCCCACCGCCTGGGGCGCCGTGGCGATCACGTACAAGATGACCTGCCCGCTCGCCCAGCAGACCGGGTTCGAGGCGCGGCTCGCCACCAGTGCCGTCTTCTTCGCCGTCGGCACCGGGTTGATACTGCACGTCCGCAAGGCGCTGCTGCGTGAGCTGCGGCAGCTCCGGCAGGTCGCCGGGGTCGCGCAGAGCGCGCTGCTGCGGCCGTTGCCTCCGCGGATCGACGGGTTGGACATCGCCGCGGCCCAGCTGTCCGCGGACCGGGGCGCGTCCGTGGGCGGCGATCTCTACGAGGTCGTCGCCACCGAGCACGGCGTCCGCGCGGTCATGGGTGATGTGCGGGGCCATGGGCTCGCGGCCATCAGCACGGCCGCCGCCGTCCTCGGCAGCTTCCGCGAGGCCGTGCACGACGAGGCCGAACTCGACAGTGTCCTACGGCGGCTGGAGCGGGCGCATGCCCGGCATCTGCGCGAGCGGGCCCGCACCGAGCCGTCCGTCGCCGAGGAGTTCGTCACCGTACTCCTGCTGGAGATCCGTGAAGACGGAGCGCTGTACGCGCTCAACTGCGGTCACCCCTGGCCGTATCTCCTCAGTGGCCCCCGGGTGGACCCCCTCACCCGAGCGGATCCCCTCCCTCCGCTCGGGCCGTTCCCGCTGCCGCCCCACCTGCCCCCGATGCCCTGCGGCCACCTCCTCCCCGGCGAGACCCTCGTCCTCCACACGGACGGGGCCGAGGACGCGAGGGACGCTCATGGCCGGTTCTTCTCCCTGTCGACCGCGCTGGCGAAGGCCGCGGACCAGCCCCCTCAGTCACTGCTGGGCTCGGTCTTCACAGCCCTGCTGCGCCACGTGCCCGGAGCCCCGAAGGACGACATCGCCTTACTGGTCCTTCGCAACGGCCGCTCACAACGACGCCCCCCAGGGGCGCGGGGCGATGACATCAGCGGCTCCGCCGCGCGGGCGCGACCAGCCACAACGCACCCGCAGCCGACAACGCACCTTTGA
- the pheS gene encoding phenylalanine--tRNA ligase subunit alpha → MSAPNKSYDPVEVEALKPEEIERMRDEALAAFAAADSLDALQEAKVAHTGGTSPLALANREIGALPPQAKAAAGKLVGQARGAVNKALAGRQAELEEERDARVLVEEAVDVTLPYDRVPAGARHPLTTLSERIEDVFVAMGYEVAEGPQVEAEWFNFDALNIGPDHPARGEADTFFVQGPQGGTESGVVLRTHTSPVQIRSLLSRELPVYVICPGVVYRTDELDATHTPVFRQVELLAVDEGLTMADLKGTMDHMVQALFGEGMKTRLRPNFFPFTEPSAEMDMVCYVCRGESVGNPDRPCRTCSSEGWIELGGCGMVNPKVLKACGVDPEKYSGFAFGFGIERMLMFRHNVEDMRDMVEGDVRFTRPFGMEI, encoded by the coding sequence ATGTCGGCACCGAATAAGTCGTACGACCCTGTAGAGGTCGAGGCGTTGAAACCGGAAGAGATCGAGCGCATGCGGGACGAGGCGCTCGCCGCCTTCGCCGCCGCGGACTCCCTCGACGCGCTCCAGGAGGCCAAGGTCGCCCACACCGGCGGCACCTCGCCGCTGGCCCTCGCCAACCGCGAGATCGGCGCGCTGCCCCCGCAGGCCAAGGCCGCCGCGGGGAAGCTCGTCGGACAGGCCCGCGGCGCCGTGAACAAGGCGCTCGCCGGCCGCCAGGCCGAGCTGGAGGAAGAGCGCGACGCCCGCGTGCTGGTCGAGGAGGCGGTGGACGTCACCCTGCCCTACGACCGCGTACCGGCCGGCGCCCGCCACCCGCTGACCACGCTGTCCGAGCGCATCGAGGACGTCTTCGTGGCCATGGGCTACGAGGTCGCCGAGGGCCCGCAGGTCGAGGCGGAGTGGTTCAACTTCGACGCCCTCAACATCGGCCCGGACCACCCGGCCCGTGGCGAGGCCGACACCTTCTTCGTGCAGGGCCCGCAGGGCGGCACCGAGTCCGGCGTCGTGCTGCGCACCCACACCTCGCCGGTCCAGATCCGCTCGCTGCTCAGCCGTGAGCTGCCGGTGTACGTGATCTGCCCCGGCGTCGTGTACCGCACCGACGAGCTGGACGCCACGCACACCCCGGTCTTCCGCCAGGTCGAGCTGCTCGCCGTGGACGAGGGCCTCACCATGGCCGACCTCAAGGGCACCATGGACCACATGGTCCAGGCCCTGTTCGGCGAGGGCATGAAGACCCGGCTGCGGCCGAACTTCTTCCCCTTCACCGAGCCGTCCGCCGAGATGGACATGGTCTGCTACGTGTGCCGCGGCGAGTCCGTCGGCAACCCGGACCGCCCCTGCCGCACCTGCTCCTCCGAGGGCTGGATCGAGCTCGGCGGCTGCGGCATGGTCAACCCGAAGGTCCTCAAGGCCTGCGGCGTGGACCCCGAGAAGTACAGCGGATTCGCCTTCGGGTTCGGCATCGAGCGGATGCTGATGTTCCGCCACAACGTCGAAGACATGCGAGACATGGTCGAGGGTGACGTCCGGTTCACCCGGCCGTTCGGGATGGAGATCTGA
- a CDS encoding TrmH family RNA methyltransferase — translation MPADAGPELISPRSPRVSAARRLAKRNFRGKERLFLAEGPQAVREAAGHGLVELFATVEAAERYGDIIGEARAVGARVHLASEDVIADISTTVTPQGLVGVCGFLDTPFTEILAARPKLVAVLANVRDPGNAGTVLRCADAAGAEAVVLTDASVDLYNPKAVRASVGSLFHLPVAVGVPVEEAVAGLKDAGVRILAADGAGTDDLDDELDQGTMGGPTAWVFGNEAWGLPEETRALADAVVRVPIHGKAESLNLATAAAVCLYASARAQRASGGCRSVTDS, via the coding sequence ATGCCCGCCGATGCCGGCCCCGAGCTGATCTCCCCCCGTTCCCCCCGCGTCTCCGCCGCCCGGCGGCTCGCCAAGCGGAACTTCCGGGGCAAGGAGCGGCTGTTCCTGGCCGAGGGGCCGCAGGCCGTGCGGGAGGCCGCCGGACACGGTCTGGTGGAGCTGTTCGCCACCGTCGAGGCCGCCGAGCGGTACGGCGACATCATCGGCGAGGCCCGTGCCGTCGGAGCGCGGGTCCACCTCGCCTCCGAGGACGTCATCGCCGACATCTCCACCACCGTCACCCCCCAGGGGCTCGTCGGGGTGTGCGGGTTCCTGGACACGCCCTTCACGGAGATCCTCGCCGCCCGCCCCAAGCTCGTCGCGGTGCTCGCGAACGTGCGCGACCCCGGGAACGCCGGCACCGTACTGCGGTGCGCGGACGCCGCCGGCGCCGAGGCCGTCGTACTGACCGACGCCTCCGTGGACCTCTACAACCCCAAGGCCGTACGGGCCTCCGTGGGATCCCTCTTCCATCTGCCGGTCGCCGTCGGGGTGCCCGTCGAGGAAGCGGTGGCCGGGCTCAAGGACGCCGGGGTGCGGATCCTCGCCGCCGACGGGGCCGGGACCGACGACCTCGACGACGAGCTCGACCAGGGCACCATGGGCGGGCCGACCGCGTGGGTGTTCGGCAACGAGGCGTGGGGGCTCCCGGAGGAGACCCGCGCCCTCGCGGACGCCGTGGTGCGCGTCCCGATCCACGGGAAGGCCGAAAGCCTGAACCTCGCGACCGCCGCCGCCGTATGTCTCTACGCGTCGGCCCGTGCACAGCGCGCCTCCGGAGGGTGCCGCTCCGTCACCGACAGCTAG
- the rpmI gene encoding 50S ribosomal protein L35, which yields MPKNKSHSGASKRFKITGSGKVLRERAGKRHYLEHKSSRLTRRLTGNAEMAPGDAAKIKKLLGK from the coding sequence ATGCCGAAGAACAAGTCGCACAGCGGTGCCAGCAAGCGCTTCAAGATCACCGGCTCCGGCAAGGTGCTCCGTGAGCGTGCCGGCAAGCGCCACTACCTCGAGCACAAGTCGTCCCGCTTGACGCGTCGCCTCACCGGCAACGCCGAGATGGCCCCGGGCGACGCCGCGAAGATCAAGAAGCTTCTCGGCAAGTGA
- the pheT gene encoding phenylalanine--tRNA ligase subunit beta produces MRVPLSWLREYVDLPATETGRDVQAKLISAGLEVETVEQLGDGLKGPLVVGQVLTIEELEGFKKPIRFCTVNVGTANGTGEPQEIVCGARNFAVGDKVVVVLPGAELPGGFAIAARKTYGKTSHGMICSSDELGMGDDGTKGIIVLPPETEVGKDAIELLELVDEVLDIAVTANRGDCLSIRGVARETAIAYGLPLRDPALLDVPGPNAYGYPVQVSEPLGCDRFTARTVSGLSPEARSPIWLKRRLQKVGMRPISLAVDITNYVMMELGQPLHAYDRTLVQGTIGVRRATEGEEIVTLDGAKRKLHAEDLVITDDRGPIGLAGVMGGANTEIADHEEGEGTTDVVIEAAHFDAVSIARTARRHKLSSEASRRFERGVDPAAAAAAAQRTVDLLVLLAGGTADAGVTEVAAPNAPHTIAVPADHPDKVAGVEYGRETVVRRLQQVGCDVYGQDELIVTVPSWRPDLTEVNDLAEEVIRLEGYENLPSTLPKPPSGRGLTHRQRLHRRVGRALAGAGFVEAPNYPFIGKQVFDQLLLEADDPARRVVTLTNPLNDEEPALRTSLLPGLLGALRRNDGRGSHDLALFETGLVFLPRAEQKAAVSLPVDRRPTDEEIAELNAALPEQPRHVAAVLAGAREQAGWWGKGRPVDWADAIEAARAVAREAGVELVVRGGQYGPWHPGRCAELVVVAEGAETVVGHAGELHPRVVKAFGLPARTSAMELDLDALEAVGDDTPQAPSISTFPVATQDVALVVDKFVPHADVEAALRDGAGSLLEAIRLFDVYENAEQLGDGKKSLAYALRFRSADRTLTVDEASAARDAAVALAGERTGAVLRG; encoded by the coding sequence ATGCGGGTCCCGCTTTCTTGGCTGCGGGAGTACGTCGACCTGCCGGCGACGGAGACCGGGCGTGACGTCCAGGCCAAGCTCATTTCGGCAGGCCTCGAGGTGGAGACCGTCGAGCAGCTCGGCGACGGCCTCAAGGGCCCCCTGGTCGTCGGCCAGGTGCTGACCATCGAGGAGCTGGAGGGCTTCAAGAAGCCGATCCGCTTCTGCACGGTGAACGTCGGTACCGCCAACGGCACCGGCGAGCCCCAGGAGATCGTCTGCGGCGCCCGCAACTTCGCCGTCGGCGACAAGGTCGTCGTCGTGCTCCCGGGCGCCGAACTGCCCGGCGGGTTCGCGATCGCCGCCCGCAAGACCTACGGCAAGACGTCCCACGGCATGATCTGCTCCAGCGACGAGCTGGGCATGGGCGACGACGGCACCAAGGGCATCATCGTGCTGCCGCCGGAGACCGAGGTCGGCAAGGACGCCATCGAGCTGCTCGAACTGGTCGACGAGGTCCTGGACATCGCCGTCACCGCCAACCGCGGCGACTGCCTCTCCATCCGCGGCGTCGCCCGCGAGACCGCCATCGCCTACGGCCTGCCGCTGCGCGACCCGGCCCTGCTCGACGTCCCGGGCCCCAACGCCTACGGCTACCCGGTCCAGGTCTCCGAGCCGCTCGGCTGCGACCGCTTCACGGCCCGTACGGTGAGCGGCCTCAGCCCCGAGGCGCGCTCCCCGATCTGGCTGAAGCGCCGGCTGCAGAAGGTCGGCATGCGCCCGATCTCGCTCGCCGTCGACATCACCAACTACGTGATGATGGAGCTCGGCCAGCCGCTGCACGCCTACGACCGCACGCTGGTCCAGGGCACCATCGGCGTCCGCCGAGCCACCGAGGGCGAGGAGATCGTCACCCTCGACGGAGCCAAGCGGAAGCTGCACGCCGAGGACCTCGTCATCACCGACGACCGCGGCCCCATCGGCCTCGCCGGGGTCATGGGCGGCGCCAACACGGAGATCGCGGACCACGAGGAGGGCGAGGGCACCACCGACGTCGTCATCGAGGCCGCGCACTTCGACGCGGTGTCGATCGCGCGCACGGCCCGCCGCCACAAGCTCTCCTCCGAGGCGTCCCGCCGCTTCGAGCGCGGTGTCGACCCGGCTGCCGCCGCCGCTGCGGCCCAGCGCACGGTCGACCTCCTCGTGCTCCTCGCGGGCGGTACCGCCGACGCCGGGGTCACCGAGGTCGCCGCTCCGAACGCGCCGCACACGATCGCCGTGCCGGCCGACCACCCGGACAAGGTCGCGGGTGTGGAGTACGGCCGCGAGACCGTCGTACGCCGTCTCCAGCAGGTCGGCTGTGACGTGTACGGGCAGGACGAGCTGATCGTCACCGTGCCGTCCTGGCGTCCCGACCTCACCGAGGTCAACGACCTGGCCGAAGAGGTCATCCGGCTGGAGGGCTACGAGAACCTGCCCTCCACGCTGCCCAAGCCCCCGTCGGGCCGCGGCCTGACCCACCGCCAGCGGCTGCACCGCCGCGTCGGCCGCGCGCTGGCCGGTGCCGGGTTCGTCGAGGCGCCGAACTACCCCTTCATCGGCAAGCAGGTCTTCGATCAGCTGTTGCTGGAGGCGGACGATCCGGCCCGCCGGGTCGTCACACTGACGAACCCGCTCAACGACGAGGAGCCCGCGCTCCGTACGTCGCTGCTGCCGGGCCTGCTGGGCGCGCTGCGGCGCAATGACGGCCGGGGCTCGCACGACCTGGCCCTCTTCGAGACGGGTCTGGTGTTCCTGCCGCGTGCCGAGCAGAAGGCCGCCGTCTCCCTGCCGGTGGACCGGCGTCCCACCGACGAGGAGATCGCCGAGCTGAACGCCGCGCTGCCCGAGCAGCCGCGCCATGTCGCCGCGGTCCTCGCCGGAGCGCGCGAGCAGGCCGGCTGGTGGGGCAAGGGCCGTCCGGTGGACTGGGCCGACGCGATCGAGGCGGCGCGGGCGGTCGCCCGTGAGGCCGGGGTCGAACTGGTCGTCCGGGGCGGTCAGTACGGACCGTGGCATCCGGGGCGGTGCGCCGAGCTGGTGGTCGTCGCCGAGGGTGCGGAGACGGTCGTCGGCCATGCCGGTGAGCTGCACCCGCGCGTGGTGAAGGCGTTCGGGCTGCCCGCGCGTACGTCCGCGATGGAGCTGGACCTGGACGCGCTGGAGGCCGTCGGCGACGACACGCCTCAGGCGCCGAGCATCTCCACGTTCCCTGTCGCCACGCAGGATGTGGCGCTGGTGGTCGACAAGTTCGTACCGCATGCCGACGTCGAGGCCGCGCTGCGGGACGGTGCGGGTTCCCTGCTGGAGGCGATCCGGCTGTTCGATGTGTATGAGAACGCCGAGCAGTTGGGCGACGGGAAGAAGTCGCTGGCGTATGCGCTGCGGTTCCGCTCGGCGGATCGGACGCTGACCGTGGATGAGGCTTCGGCTGCGCGGGATGCGGCGGTGGCTCTCGCGGGTGAGCGTACGGGAGCCGTTCTGCGCGGTTGA
- a CDS encoding sensor histidine kinase: MSVGTSSAPGDRDVRQGSASGPGDLAGLGIDPDMLPDGLVVADEQGRVVCFNAAAERITAVPAAEALGRRLDKALPLEDLEGRRWWQLTDPYGGLAIRRGQPERNLLLPGGHEVLVTVQYVRAEPTGPVSRVVVCLRDTEARRRTERSHAELIATVAHELRSPLTSVKGFTATLLAKWERFTDDQKRLMLETVDADADRVTRLIAELLDISRIDSGRLEVRRQPVDIGAAVGRHIQAYVAAGQTADRFLLRIEQPLPQLWADPDKIDQVLSNLLENAVRHGEGTVTIDVTPAASPREGEDRGTSVTVSDEGPGIPEESMNRVFTRFWRGSKRGGTGLGLYIVKGIVEAHGGAITVGRGPGGGAEFRFTLPVSTPAYLT, encoded by the coding sequence ATGAGTGTCGGCACGAGCAGTGCACCGGGTGACCGGGACGTGCGGCAGGGTTCCGCGTCCGGCCCCGGTGATCTCGCCGGACTCGGCATCGACCCCGACATGCTGCCCGACGGACTGGTCGTCGCCGACGAACAGGGCCGGGTCGTCTGCTTCAACGCCGCCGCCGAACGCATCACCGCCGTCCCCGCCGCCGAGGCCCTCGGCCGGCGCCTCGACAAGGCGCTGCCGTTGGAGGACCTGGAGGGGCGGCGCTGGTGGCAGCTGACCGACCCGTACGGCGGTCTCGCCATCCGGCGCGGGCAGCCCGAGCGGAACCTGCTGCTGCCGGGCGGACACGAGGTGCTGGTCACCGTCCAGTACGTCCGCGCCGAGCCCACCGGACCCGTCTCCCGCGTCGTCGTGTGTCTGCGCGACACCGAGGCCCGGCGCCGCACCGAGCGCAGCCACGCCGAGCTCATCGCCACCGTCGCCCACGAGCTGCGCTCCCCGCTCACCTCCGTGAAGGGCTTCACCGCCACGCTGCTCGCCAAGTGGGAACGGTTCACCGACGACCAGAAACGGCTGATGCTGGAGACCGTGGACGCGGACGCCGACCGGGTCACCCGGCTCATCGCCGAGCTGCTCGACATCTCCAGGATCGACTCGGGGCGGCTGGAGGTACGCCGCCAGCCAGTCGACATCGGGGCGGCCGTCGGGCGCCACATCCAGGCGTACGTCGCCGCGGGCCAGACCGCCGACCGGTTCCTGCTCCGCATCGAGCAGCCGCTGCCCCAGCTCTGGGCGGACCCCGACAAGATCGACCAGGTGCTCAGCAACCTGCTGGAAAATGCGGTGCGCCACGGCGAGGGAACCGTCACGATTGACGTCACGCCCGCCGCGTCCCCCCGGGAAGGGGAGGACCGCGGCACATCGGTCACCGTGAGCGACGAGGGGCCCGGCATCCCGGAGGAATCCATGAACCGCGTCTTCACCCGCTTCTGGCGGGGCAGCAAGCGCGGTGGCACGGGCCTCGGGCTCTACATCGTCAAGGGCATCGTCGAGGCCCACGGCGGTGCCATCACGGTCGGCCGCGGCCCCGGCGGGGGCGCCGAGTTCCGATTTACGTTGCCCGTGAGCACTCCGGCCTATCTGACCTGA
- a CDS encoding SseB family protein, translated as MANKNIPDPGFSDDDGSADPRLSAALADWAEDRTAVGPVLEALKGARLLVPVVAVLGEVEEDENGLRREKTSDMAVPTLKAGPRTALPAFTSTDSLARWDPAARPVAVPLHQALQAAAHEQADTVLLDLAGPVPFELTGPALLALAEGRTTADPLADPAVVAAVREAVAAEPAVLRAHLGPGQADGTLALVLDPSAPPAEAARAVAERIAADATLRARLVRGLDLALLPATATPLGEPFYVRG; from the coding sequence GTGGCGAACAAGAACATTCCCGACCCCGGCTTCTCCGACGACGACGGTTCCGCCGACCCCCGGCTGAGCGCGGCGCTCGCCGACTGGGCCGAGGACCGCACCGCCGTGGGACCCGTCCTGGAGGCGCTCAAGGGCGCCCGGCTGCTCGTCCCCGTCGTGGCCGTGCTCGGCGAGGTCGAGGAGGACGAGAACGGGCTGCGCCGCGAGAAGACCAGCGACATGGCCGTGCCGACGCTGAAGGCCGGACCCCGGACCGCGCTGCCGGCCTTCACCTCGACGGACTCGCTGGCCCGCTGGGACCCGGCGGCCCGCCCCGTCGCCGTACCCCTGCACCAGGCGCTTCAGGCCGCCGCGCACGAGCAGGCGGACACCGTACTGCTGGACCTGGCCGGACCGGTGCCGTTCGAACTGACGGGCCCCGCGCTGCTCGCCCTCGCCGAGGGGCGTACGACGGCCGACCCGCTCGCCGATCCGGCGGTCGTCGCGGCGGTACGGGAGGCGGTGGCCGCAGAGCCCGCCGTGCTCCGCGCCCATCTCGGCCCCGGACAGGCCGACGGCACCCTGGCCCTCGTACTCGACCCGTCGGCGCCCCCGGCCGAGGCCGCCCGTGCCGTCGCCGAGCGGATCGCCGCCGACGCAACACTGAGGGCCCGCCTGGTGCGCGGCCTCGACCTGGCACTGCTGCCGGCCACGGCCACGCCTTTGGGCGAGCCCTTCTACGTACGCGGGTGA